The nucleotide sequence CAAATACCGGTGGGCAAGATTTGATTCAAAATGGAGTTCAAGGTTTTATCTCACAGATAAGAGATCCAGATGATTTGGCTGAAAAAATTTTATTTTGTTATACAAATAAAGATTTATGTAATCAAATGGGCTTATCGGGTGCTCAAAAAGTAAAAAATTTTACTTGGGATAATTATGGGCATAATATTTATAAAAAATATTTGGATATAATGGACAATATCAAATTGGAGAATAGTATATGAATTTGTATGATAATGTTGCACAAACGCCATTTCAGTTGGATTTATTAAGAAGTGCAGTTAAATATCAGCAATGGTCACTACAAGCCGTAGAAAATTTTTTGGGAAATAATATTTTGGAAATTGGTGCCGGCATTGGTAATATGTCCAGATGGTTGCCATTAAAAGAATCTTTAATTTTATCAGAAGTTGATTCAAAAATGCTTCCTGAACTAAAAAACACTGTAAATAAAACATTTGGTTTTAATCAAAATGTTGAAGTGTTACATATAAATTTATCAAAAGATTGGAAAAAAGATTTAATAAATAAAAATATTGATACGATAGTATCTTTTAATGTAATGGAACATGTAGAAGATGATTATCTATTTTTTACCGATTTGGTTGATATTTTAAAACAAAATAAAACTAATAATTTAAAAAGAATAATCACATTTGTTCCTGCGCATAAGCTTGCATATAATTCCATTGATAAAAATTATGATCATTTTAGGCGTTATTCAATTTCAGACTTAAAAAAAATAAAAAATTTAGTTATTCCTCAGGCTGATTTTTTTGCAAGATATTTTAATTCTTTTGGCCTTATCGGATGGTTTTTACATGGTAATATTTTGAAAAGAAAAGAAGTTACAAGCAGTATGGTTAATTCTTTTGAAACTATTTGTCCAATCATAAAGCCAATAGACAATTTTTTACAAACAAAGTTAAAATGTCCGTTTGGCCAATCCGTTTTTTCTGTAGTTAGTTTTAAATAAAAATTATGAAAATAAAAAAAATATTGCTAGTTGGTTTTTTTTCAAATAATAATAAATATCGCTATGCAGATTCTTTTTGTAATAAGTTTATAAAATTGGGTTATGAAGTTAAAAAATTTGATTATAGAAAAAGATATTTTTTTATAAATTTTTTAAATAATCACATAATT is from Candidatus Dependentiae bacterium and encodes:
- a CDS encoding class I SAM-dependent methyltransferase yields the protein MNLYDNVAQTPFQLDLLRSAVKYQQWSLQAVENFLGNNILEIGAGIGNMSRWLPLKESLILSEVDSKMLPELKNTVNKTFGFNQNVEVLHINLSKDWKKDLINKNIDTIVSFNVMEHVEDDYLFFTDLVDILKQNKTNNLKRIITFVPAHKLAYNSIDKNYDHFRRYSISDLKKIKNLVIPQADFFARYFNSFGLIGWFLHGNILKRKEVTSSMVNSFETICPIIKPIDNFLQTKLKCPFGQSVFSVVSFK